A stretch of the Apteryx mantelli isolate bAptMan1 chromosome 3, bAptMan1.hap1, whole genome shotgun sequence genome encodes the following:
- the LOC106495190 gene encoding meprin A subunit alpha-like isoform X2, which translates to MGNFVLTDWCWSYVGDLQSGQTVSIGERCDYKAIVEHELLHALGFYHEQSRTDRDDYVQIWWDEIIEGFAYAFDKHDDSFLDDLNTPYDYESVLHYGPYSFNINSNIPSITTKIPEFNEIIGQRLDFSRIDLLRLNRMYNCTSSLTFLDQCSFEYINVCGMVQSGQDDADWDHTLGKPGYEDHTMVGNCAGDGDHHWKLASIPFGVQTKFRYGFQGIRGDPAQSEGGIAVDDTSLTETNCPTNIWHIRNFTSLFSSTSKGDYIISPVFYSSEGYAFALQLYPHGRNTSPYMNYMGITFHLCSSQNDGLLEWPVGHRQVILSVLDQDPDVIHRMSLSLSFTTDPKQLVFGRNDTLQWDKPSITGSFSSFCNCYMSPGVGWNTFLTHRELHWKKFLKNDDLFIFSDFEDLTPLITSEVLVHH; encoded by the exons ATGGGTAATTTTGTATTAACAGACTG GTGCTGGTCTTATGTGGGAGACCTTCAGAGTGGCCAGACAGTGTCTATAGGAGAGAGGTGTGACTATAAAGCCATAGTGGAACATGAGCTCCTGCATGCCTTGGGATTTTACCATGAGCAATCCAGGACAGATCGTGATGACTATGTTCAGATATGGTGGGATGAAATTATCGAAG GTTTTGCGTATGCCTTTGACAAACATGACGATAGTTTCCTTGATGACCTCAATACCccatatgactatgagtcagtcCTGCACTATGGACCATACTCTTTCAACATCAATAGCAACATCCCATCCATTACAACAAAAATTCCTGAATTCAATGAGATTATTGGGCAGAGGTTGGATTTCAGCCGGATTGACTTACTGAGGTTGAATCGCATGTACAACTGCA CTTCAAGCCTCACCTTCTTGGACCAGTGCTCCTTTGAATACATCAATGTCTGTGGGATGGTGCAGAGTGGACAAGATGATGCTGACTGGGACCATACGTTGGGCAAACCAGGATATGAAGACCATACCATGGTGGGAAACTGTGCAG GTGATGGAGACCATCACTGGAAATTGGCCAGCATTCCCTTCGGTGTCCAAACCAAATTCCGCTATGGGTTTCAGGGCATCAGAGGAGATCCAGCCCAGTCTGAGGGGGGGATTGCCGTCGATGACACCAGCCTGACAGAGACAAACTGCCCCACCAACATCTGGCACATCAGAAACTTCACATCCCTTTTTAGCAGTACTTCAAAAGGCGATTATATCATAAGCCCTGTATTTTACAGCTCGGAAGGCTATGCCTTTGCTTTACAGCTGTATCCTCATGGAAGAAATACTTCACCTTACATGAATTACATGGGGATTACTTTCCATCTCTGCAGCAGTCAGAATGATGGCCTTCTTGAATGGCCAGTCGGACACAGACAAGTTATCTTGTCTGTTTTGGATCAAGACCCTGATGTAATCCACAGGATGTCCCTCAGCCTTAGCTTTACTACAGACCCAAAGCAACTAGTATTTG GCAGAAATGACACGCTGCAGTGGGACAAACCATCAATCACTggaagtttttcttctttctgcaacTGTTATATGAGCCCAGGTGTTGGCTGGAATACCTTCCTGACACACAGGGAGCTGCATTGGAAAAAATTCCTTAAAAATGATGATCTTTTCATCTTTTCAGATTTTGAAG ATCTCACCCCTTTGATTACATCGGAAGTCCTAGTCCATCACTGA
- the LOC106495190 gene encoding meprin A subunit alpha-like isoform X1, with product MGNFVLTDWCWSYVGDLQSGQTVSIGERCDYKAIVEHELLHALGFYHEQSRTDRDDYVQIWWDEIIEGFAYAFDKHDDSFLDDLNTPYDYESVLHYGPYSFNINSNIPSITTKIPEFNEIIGQRLDFSRIDLLRLNRMYNCTSSLTFLDQCSFEYINVCGMVQSGQDDADWDHTLGKPGYEDHTMVGNCADGGYFMHLDTKTGHAGQSALLESRILYPRRKEKCLQFFYRLNGSAQDKLVIWVKKDDGTGNVRRMEKLHTITGDGDHHWKLASIPFGVQTKFRYGFQGIRGDPAQSEGGIAVDDTSLTETNCPTNIWHIRNFTSLFSSTSKGDYIISPVFYSSEGYAFALQLYPHGRNTSPYMNYMGITFHLCSSQNDGLLEWPVGHRQVILSVLDQDPDVIHRMSLSLSFTTDPKQLVFGRNDTLQWDKPSITGSFSSFCNCYMSPGVGWNTFLTHRELHWKKFLKNDDLFIFSDFEDLTPLITSEVLVHH from the exons ATGGGTAATTTTGTATTAACAGACTG GTGCTGGTCTTATGTGGGAGACCTTCAGAGTGGCCAGACAGTGTCTATAGGAGAGAGGTGTGACTATAAAGCCATAGTGGAACATGAGCTCCTGCATGCCTTGGGATTTTACCATGAGCAATCCAGGACAGATCGTGATGACTATGTTCAGATATGGTGGGATGAAATTATCGAAG GTTTTGCGTATGCCTTTGACAAACATGACGATAGTTTCCTTGATGACCTCAATACCccatatgactatgagtcagtcCTGCACTATGGACCATACTCTTTCAACATCAATAGCAACATCCCATCCATTACAACAAAAATTCCTGAATTCAATGAGATTATTGGGCAGAGGTTGGATTTCAGCCGGATTGACTTACTGAGGTTGAATCGCATGTACAACTGCA CTTCAAGCCTCACCTTCTTGGACCAGTGCTCCTTTGAATACATCAATGTCTGTGGGATGGTGCAGAGTGGACAAGATGATGCTGACTGGGACCATACGTTGGGCAAACCAGGATATGAAGACCATACCATGGTGGGAAACTGTGCAG ATGGAGGATATTTCATGCACTTAGATACAAAAACTGGACATGCTGGTCAGTCAGCTCTTTTGGAATCTCGTATCCTTTAtccaaggaggaaagaaaaatgccTTCAGTTTTTCTACAGGTTAAATGGAAGTGCACAAGATAAGCTAGTTATCTGGGTTAAGAAAGATGATGGCACTGGAAACGTTAGGAGGATGGAAAAGCTGCATACTATCACAG GTGATGGAGACCATCACTGGAAATTGGCCAGCATTCCCTTCGGTGTCCAAACCAAATTCCGCTATGGGTTTCAGGGCATCAGAGGAGATCCAGCCCAGTCTGAGGGGGGGATTGCCGTCGATGACACCAGCCTGACAGAGACAAACTGCCCCACCAACATCTGGCACATCAGAAACTTCACATCCCTTTTTAGCAGTACTTCAAAAGGCGATTATATCATAAGCCCTGTATTTTACAGCTCGGAAGGCTATGCCTTTGCTTTACAGCTGTATCCTCATGGAAGAAATACTTCACCTTACATGAATTACATGGGGATTACTTTCCATCTCTGCAGCAGTCAGAATGATGGCCTTCTTGAATGGCCAGTCGGACACAGACAAGTTATCTTGTCTGTTTTGGATCAAGACCCTGATGTAATCCACAGGATGTCCCTCAGCCTTAGCTTTACTACAGACCCAAAGCAACTAGTATTTG GCAGAAATGACACGCTGCAGTGGGACAAACCATCAATCACTggaagtttttcttctttctgcaacTGTTATATGAGCCCAGGTGTTGGCTGGAATACCTTCCTGACACACAGGGAGCTGCATTGGAAAAAATTCCTTAAAAATGATGATCTTTTCATCTTTTCAGATTTTGAAG ATCTCACCCCTTTGATTACATCGGAAGTCCTAGTCCATCACTGA
- the LOC106495199 gene encoding taste receptor type 2 member 114-like has translation METCQPQNEFNVSLYDTIVMAVITVQTFAGMLINTLIVAVHCIAWMKKKNLTSNEKILMFLGCSRFWLLCITWVYTFLSTIYPRLLYVNTVPQIFSVLLSFLISSDLWVSACLCVFYCVKIANFRHIFFNYLKVNIDRIVPWLLLGSVFLSLLICIPVYEITHEVQCYYLNATFLGNSWTLNVEIDKHVFPAFFASGFGFSMAFVTLILSVLLLLFSLWRHKRKMQTSSVKNLSMKAHVKAMKVIMSFFFTYSIYFTCLISSMIYSTQTKNPLMFLCLVLQYAFPLVHSLILIFSNPRLEKILLRTLPCVKCKVCIR, from the coding sequence ATGGAAACTTGCCAACCTCAAAATGAATTTAATGTCAGTTTATACGATACCATTGTTATGGCAGTCATCACAGTTCAGACTTTTGCTGGAATGCTGATAAATACTTTAATTGTGGCTGTGCATTGCATTGCctggatgaaaaagaaaaacttaaccTCCAATGAGAAGATCTTGATGTTTCTGGGATGCTCCAGGTTTTGGCTGTTGTGCATCACATGGGTATATACCTTTCTTTCAACAATTTATCCCAGGTTACTTTATGTGAACACTGTACcccaaatattttcagttcttctCAGCTTTTTAATTTCTTCCGACTTGTGGGTTTCTGCCTGTCTGTGTGTTTTTTATTGTGTGAAAATTGCAAATTTCAGGCATATCTTCTTCAACTACCTGAAAGTAAATATTGACAGGATTGTGCCATGGCTGTTGCTGGGTTCAGTGTTTTTATCCTTACTCATCTGCATCCCTGTCTACGAAATTACTCATGAAGTGCAGTGCTACTATCTCAATGCCACCTTCCTAGGAAATTCCTGGACGTTGAATGTTGAAATAGACAAACAtgttttccctgcttttttcGCCAGTGGCTTTGGATTTTCCATGGCATTCGTGACATTAATTCTTTcagtccttctcctcctcttttctctctggAGACACAAACGCAAGATGCAAACCAGCTCAGTGAAGAACCTCAGCATGAAAGCCCATGTCAAAGCCATGAAAGTTATTATGTCCTTCTTCTTCACTTACAGCATTTACTTTACATGTTTGATCTCCTCAATGATTTATAGCACTCAGACTAAAAATCCTCTGATGTTTCTTTGTTTAGTACTTCAGTATGCTTTTCCACTTGTTCACTCCCTTATTCTGATTTTCAGCAATCCCCGACTGGAAAAGATATTGCTAAGGACTCTGCCCTGTGTGAAGTGCAAGGTTTGCATAAGGTAG
- the ANKRD66 gene encoding ankyrin repeat domain-containing protein 66 isoform X2, with product MVFSETCSMTELHEAVALGDYDLAEKILKKGHCDPNHKDVDWNDRTPLHWAAAIGQSELVKLLVHHGARPCLRSDVGWTAAHFAAESGRLGVLRTLHSLHAAMDAADLFGDTPKRLAEIYGHKDCFRFLEIAEVESRNYRWTASMKGIHLDQRDEDWELKKEELERNSLCAQENYTACAQRKHRKKRGKQ from the exons GTATTTTCTGAAACGTGCAGCATGACCGAGCTTCACGAAGCTGTAGCGTTGGGGGATTACGACCTAGCGGAGAAGATTTTGAAGAAGGGGCACTGCGATCCAAATCACAAAGACGTCGACTGGAATGACAGGACCCCCCTGCACTGGGCTGCTGCAATAG GGCAATCGGAGCTGGTTAAGCTGCTTGTGCATCACGGGGCTCGGCCTTGCTTGAGAAGCGACGTGGGCTGGACTGCGGCTCACTTCGCTGCCGAGTCCGGACGGCTGGGTGTGCTCCGCACCCTTCACTCCTTGCACGCTGCCATGGACGCGGCAGATCTCTTTGGCGACACTCCCAAGCGGCTGGCGGAAATCTACGGGCACAAGGACTGCTTCAGGTTCCTGGAAAT AGCAGAGGTGGAGAGCAGAAATTATCGCTGGACAGCCTCGATGAAAGGAATCCACTTAGACCAGAGAGATGAAGACTGGGAACTCAAGAAAGAAGAGCTTGAGAGAAACTCGCTGTGTGCTCAGGAGAACTATACAGCCTGTGCTCAAAGGAAACAtagaaaaaagagggggaagcaGTAG
- the ANKRD66 gene encoding ankyrin repeat domain-containing protein 66 isoform X1 — translation MLLHCSQVFSETCSMTELHEAVALGDYDLAEKILKKGHCDPNHKDVDWNDRTPLHWAAAIGQSELVKLLVHHGARPCLRSDVGWTAAHFAAESGRLGVLRTLHSLHAAMDAADLFGDTPKRLAEIYGHKDCFRFLEIAEVESRNYRWTASMKGIHLDQRDEDWELKKEELERNSLCAQENYTACAQRKHRKKRGKQ, via the exons ATGCTGTTGCACTGCTCCCAGGTATTTTCTGAAACGTGCAGCATGACCGAGCTTCACGAAGCTGTAGCGTTGGGGGATTACGACCTAGCGGAGAAGATTTTGAAGAAGGGGCACTGCGATCCAAATCACAAAGACGTCGACTGGAATGACAGGACCCCCCTGCACTGGGCTGCTGCAATAG GGCAATCGGAGCTGGTTAAGCTGCTTGTGCATCACGGGGCTCGGCCTTGCTTGAGAAGCGACGTGGGCTGGACTGCGGCTCACTTCGCTGCCGAGTCCGGACGGCTGGGTGTGCTCCGCACCCTTCACTCCTTGCACGCTGCCATGGACGCGGCAGATCTCTTTGGCGACACTCCCAAGCGGCTGGCGGAAATCTACGGGCACAAGGACTGCTTCAGGTTCCTGGAAAT AGCAGAGGTGGAGAGCAGAAATTATCGCTGGACAGCCTCGATGAAAGGAATCCACTTAGACCAGAGAGATGAAGACTGGGAACTCAAGAAAGAAGAGCTTGAGAGAAACTCGCTGTGTGCTCAGGAGAACTATACAGCCTGTGCTCAAAGGAAACAtagaaaaaagagggggaagcaGTAG